A genomic segment from Sphingopyxis sp. DBS4 encodes:
- the trpB gene encoding tryptophan synthase subunit beta, which yields MTHAPNSLRTQPDARGHFGQFGGRYVAETLMPLILDLERHYRAAQADPAFKAEFDYLLKHYVGRPSPLWFAERLTEQLGGAKIYLKREDLNHTGAHKINNCIGQILLAKRMGKTRIIAETGAGQHGVATATVAALFGLPCTIFMGAVDVARQQPNVFRMKLLGAEVVAVESGAKTLKDAMNEALRHWVANVHDTFYIIGTVAGPHPYPELVRDFQSVIGNEAREQILEAEGGLPDMLIAPVGGGSNAIGLFHPFLDDPEVEIVGVEAAGEGLDGKHAASLAGGRPGILHGNKTYLLQDEDGQITEAHSISAGLDYPGIGPEHSWLHEIGRVRYEPVTDEEALASFQKLTKLEGIIPALESAHAIAAAERIAPTLGKDKIIIVNCSGRGDKDIFTVADALGVKL from the coding sequence ATGACACACGCACCCAACAGCCTCCGCACGCAGCCGGACGCGCGCGGCCATTTCGGCCAGTTCGGCGGCCGCTATGTCGCCGAAACGCTGATGCCGCTGATCCTCGACCTCGAACGCCATTATCGCGCCGCGCAGGCCGATCCGGCGTTCAAGGCTGAGTTCGATTATCTGCTGAAACATTATGTCGGCCGCCCGAGCCCGTTGTGGTTCGCCGAGCGGCTGACCGAGCAGCTCGGCGGCGCGAAGATTTACCTCAAGCGCGAGGATCTCAACCACACCGGCGCGCACAAGATCAACAATTGCATCGGCCAGATTCTGCTCGCGAAGCGGATGGGCAAAACCAGGATCATCGCCGAAACCGGCGCGGGCCAGCATGGCGTCGCGACCGCGACCGTCGCGGCGTTGTTCGGCCTGCCCTGCACCATCTTCATGGGCGCAGTCGATGTCGCGCGGCAGCAGCCGAACGTGTTCCGCATGAAACTGCTCGGCGCAGAGGTGGTAGCGGTCGAGAGCGGGGCGAAAACGCTCAAGGACGCGATGAACGAAGCGCTGCGCCACTGGGTCGCGAACGTCCACGACACATTCTACATCATCGGCACCGTCGCCGGCCCGCATCCTTATCCCGAACTCGTCCGCGACTTCCAGTCGGTGATCGGCAACGAGGCGCGCGAACAGATTCTCGAAGCCGAAGGCGGCCTCCCCGACATGCTGATCGCCCCGGTCGGCGGCGGATCGAATGCGATCGGCCTCTTCCACCCCTTCCTCGACGATCCCGAGGTGGAGATCGTCGGCGTCGAAGCAGCGGGCGAAGGCCTCGACGGCAAGCACGCCGCCAGCCTCGCGGGCGGGCGCCCCGGCATTCTCCATGGCAACAAGACCTATCTGCTGCAAGACGAGGACGGCCAGATCACGGAGGCGCACAGCATCTCGGCGGGCCTCGATTATCCGGGCATCGGTCCCGAACATAGCTGGCTGCACGAGATCGGCCGCGTCCGCTACGAGCCCGTTACCGACGAAGAAGCTCTCGCGAGTTTCCAGAAGCTGACCAAGCTGGAAGGGATCATTCCGGCGCTGGAGTCGGCGCATGCCATCGCCGCCGCCGAACGCATCGCTCCGACGCTGGGCAAGGACAAGATCATCATCGTCAATTGCTCGGGGCGTGGCGACAAGGACATCTTCACCGTCGCCGATGCGCTGGGAGTAAAGCTCTAA
- the accD gene encoding acetyl-CoA carboxylase, carboxyltransferase subunit beta: MSWLDRVRNALPFTAKRDTADNLWHKCRQCQQMVFVKEWEDNLNVCPRCDHHDRIGAKERFAQLFDGGVHELIASPPAPEDPLKFRDTKKYVDRIKAARAQTGDRDAYQNAFGRISGQGAVIGVQDFAFMGGSMGVAVGEAFVTGVEQAIKRGVPYIAITAAGGARMQEGTLSLMQMPRATVALQRLRRAGLPYVVLLTDPTTGGVTASYAMLGDVQISEPKALIGFAGQRVIENTIREKLPEGFQRAEYLLEHGMIDMVVHRKQLPETLGRLIGYLAPEKAA; the protein is encoded by the coding sequence ATGAGCTGGCTCGACCGCGTCCGCAACGCCCTGCCCTTCACCGCCAAGCGCGATACCGCCGACAATCTCTGGCACAAATGCCGCCAGTGTCAGCAGATGGTGTTCGTCAAGGAGTGGGAGGATAATCTCAACGTCTGCCCGCGCTGCGACCATCATGACCGCATCGGCGCCAAGGAACGCTTCGCGCAGCTTTTCGACGGCGGCGTCCACGAGCTTATCGCCTCGCCGCCGGCGCCCGAGGACCCGCTGAAGTTCCGCGACACCAAGAAATATGTCGATCGCATCAAGGCGGCGCGCGCGCAGACCGGCGACCGCGATGCCTATCAGAATGCGTTCGGCCGCATTTCGGGCCAGGGCGCGGTGATCGGCGTGCAGGATTTCGCCTTCATGGGCGGGTCGATGGGCGTCGCGGTGGGGGAGGCCTTCGTCACCGGGGTCGAGCAGGCGATCAAGCGCGGCGTCCCCTATATCGCGATCACCGCCGCAGGCGGCGCGCGGATGCAGGAAGGCACGCTGTCGCTGATGCAGATGCCGCGCGCGACCGTCGCGCTCCAGCGCCTGCGCCGGGCGGGCCTGCCTTACGTGGTGCTGCTCACCGACCCGACGACGGGCGGCGTCACCGCCAGCTATGCGATGCTCGGCGACGTCCAGATCAGCGAGCCCAAGGCGCTGATCGGCTTCGCGGGTCAGCGCGTGATCGAGAATACGATCCGCGAAAAATTGCCCGAAGGCTTCCAGCGCGCCGAATATCTGCTCGAGCATGGGATGATCGACATGGTCGTGCATCGCAAGCAGTTGCCCGAAACGCTGGGGCGCCTGATCGGCTATCTGGCGCCTGAGAAGGCGGCATAG
- the radC gene encoding DNA repair protein RadC produces MGEAPDHAGHRARLRTRLLGEPESMADYELVEYLLALAIPRRDTKPLAKALLREFGSLAQLISADPDVLRRVDGMGDSAVAALKIVQASSLRMLKGALHDKPLLSSWDALLDWLRADMGPIDIERVRVLYLNSRNMLIRDEVASEGSIDQSAIYVREVVKRALELGAAAIILVHNHPSGNAEPSRQDIAITRDIAEAAGKLGIVLHDHIIVGGSDYRSLRAMGLI; encoded by the coding sequence ATGGGGGAGGCGCCAGATCATGCGGGACATCGCGCGCGGCTGCGGACGCGGCTGCTCGGCGAGCCCGAAAGCATGGCCGATTATGAGCTGGTCGAATATCTGCTCGCGCTTGCGATCCCGCGCCGCGACACCAAGCCGCTGGCGAAGGCGCTGCTCCGCGAATTCGGCTCGCTCGCGCAATTGATCAGCGCCGATCCCGATGTGCTGCGGCGCGTCGATGGCATGGGCGACAGCGCGGTCGCGGCGCTGAAGATCGTGCAGGCGTCCAGCCTGCGGATGCTGAAGGGCGCGCTGCACGACAAGCCGCTGCTGTCGAGTTGGGACGCGCTGCTCGACTGGCTGCGCGCCGACATGGGGCCGATCGATATCGAGCGGGTCCGTGTCCTCTACCTCAATTCGCGTAACATGCTGATCCGCGACGAGGTGGCGAGCGAAGGATCGATCGACCAGTCGGCAATCTATGTTCGCGAGGTAGTCAAGCGCGCGCTCGAACTCGGCGCCGCGGCGATCATCCTCGTCCATAATCATCCGAGCGGAAACGCCGAGCCGAGCCGGCAGGACATCGCGATCACCCGTGATATCGCCGAAGCAGCCGGAAAGCTCGGCATCGTCCTTCACGACCATATCATCGTCGGCGGGTCTGATTATCGCAGCCTGCGCGCGATGGGCCTGATCTGA
- a CDS encoding LapA family protein translates to MGILRTIIWVLLTAVLVIFAMANWRVVTVTIWPGWEAETKMPLVILASFLIGAVPMWVALRTTRWSLKRRLDGSERQLADMRALANRPVEPVPASATPPVNDVPPAPTDLFPTDKP, encoded by the coding sequence GTGGGAATCCTGCGGACGATCATCTGGGTCTTGCTGACCGCCGTGCTTGTCATCTTCGCGATGGCGAACTGGCGCGTCGTGACGGTGACCATCTGGCCCGGCTGGGAAGCTGAAACCAAGATGCCGCTCGTCATTCTCGCCTCCTTCCTGATCGGCGCGGTGCCGATGTGGGTGGCGCTGCGCACGACGCGATGGTCGCTGAAGCGCCGCCTCGACGGCAGCGAGCGGCAGCTTGCCGACATGCGCGCGCTCGCCAATCGTCCGGTCGAACCCGTCCCCGCTTCCGCGACGCCGCCGGTGAACGACGTTCCGCCCGCCCCCACCGACCTCTTCCCGACGGACAAGCCATGA
- a CDS encoding calcium-binding protein — protein sequence MLKHMLIIGAAAVSMPAFAQETPPADPAAPPPTEQPDPSTTAPTPAPTPESTPPAGDATAQPAPSGTAATPAQIAQIVNSEFASYDADKSNDLNQEEFAAWMKKLRTATEPSIDPESEQVKTWIGQAWTAADADKSGAVSKEELTGFLTRGA from the coding sequence ATGCTGAAGCATATGCTTATCATCGGCGCTGCCGCCGTAAGCATGCCCGCCTTCGCGCAGGAAACCCCGCCTGCCGACCCCGCGGCGCCGCCGCCGACCGAACAGCCGGACCCATCGACGACCGCGCCGACCCCGGCCCCCACGCCCGAAAGCACGCCGCCTGCCGGCGACGCGACGGCGCAGCCCGCCCCCTCGGGAACGGCCGCAACTCCGGCGCAGATCGCGCAGATCGTGAACAGCGAGTTCGCATCCTATGATGCGGACAAGAGCAACGACCTCAACCAGGAAGAGTTCGCGGCCTGGATGAAGAAGCTGCGCACGGCGACCGAACCGTCTATCGATCCCGAATCGGAACAGGTCAAAACCTGGATCGGACAGGCGTGGACGGCAGCCGACGCCGACAAGTCGGGCGCGGTCAGCAAGGAAGAGCTTACCGGCTTCCTGACCCGCGGCGCCTGA
- the trpA gene encoding tryptophan synthase subunit alpha, with protein sequence MTRFASAFRKGPALVTFITAGDGDTAANLDALVAGGADVIELGMPFTDPMADGPAIQAANLRSLAKGTTTADIFAIAAAFRVRHPDTPLVLMGYANPMTIRGADWFAAECAKAGVDGIICVDIPSEEDAELGPSLRAAGVDLIRLATPTTDAARLPDVLNGAGGFLYYVSVAGITGLQQAAQASIEDAVARLKAATDLPVAVGFGVRTPEQAASIARVADGVVVGSAFIDIIAEHGPAAAPYVEAFTRTLADAIHGAKEIAA encoded by the coding sequence ATGACCCGCTTCGCGTCAGCATTTCGCAAAGGGCCCGCACTCGTCACCTTCATCACCGCGGGCGATGGCGACACCGCCGCGAACCTCGATGCACTCGTCGCGGGCGGAGCCGACGTGATCGAGCTTGGGATGCCCTTCACCGATCCGATGGCCGATGGTCCCGCGATCCAGGCTGCGAATTTGCGCAGCCTTGCCAAGGGCACAACCACCGCCGACATTTTCGCCATTGCCGCCGCCTTCCGCGTGCGCCATCCCGACACGCCGCTCGTGCTGATGGGCTATGCCAATCCGATGACGATCCGCGGCGCCGACTGGTTTGCCGCCGAATGCGCGAAGGCGGGCGTCGACGGAATCATCTGTGTCGATATTCCGTCGGAGGAAGACGCCGAACTTGGGCCGAGTCTGCGGGCCGCCGGAGTCGACCTCATCCGCCTCGCCACCCCGACCACCGATGCGGCGCGCCTGCCCGACGTGCTGAACGGCGCGGGCGGTTTCCTCTATTATGTGTCGGTCGCCGGGATCACCGGGCTGCAGCAGGCGGCGCAGGCGAGCATCGAGGATGCCGTGGCGCGGCTCAAGGCCGCCACCGACCTGCCCGTCGCGGTCGGGTTCGGCGTCCGCACGCCCGAACAGGCCGCAAGCATCGCGCGCGTTGCCGACGGCGTCGTCGTCGGATCGGCCTTCATCGACATCATCGCCGAGCATGGCCCCGCCGCTGCGCCTTATGTCGAAGCCTTCACCCGCACCCTCGCCGATGCTATCCACGGCGCAAAGGAGATCGCCGCATGA
- a CDS encoding phosphoribosylanthranilate isomerase — MPPLVKICGLSTPQTLDAAIRLGATHIGLVHYEPSPRHVDLKTAAELRQRAEGKVKVALLLVNASQQLTGEALSKVRPDIIQFHGNETPEWLAAVKRLVPAEVWKAVGLADAGTLERIRKYDGAADRILFDAPAAALPGGTGARFDWSLLKNHRHTIDWGVAGGLTPANVAQAVAETGAPLVDVSSGVESAPGVKDVDKMAAFLKATGR; from the coding sequence ATGCCCCCACTCGTCAAAATCTGCGGCCTTTCGACCCCCCAAACGCTCGACGCCGCGATCCGCCTCGGCGCGACGCATATCGGCCTGGTCCATTATGAGCCGAGCCCGCGTCACGTCGATCTGAAGACCGCGGCCGAGCTGCGCCAGCGCGCAGAGGGCAAGGTCAAGGTCGCGCTGCTGCTCGTCAATGCCTCGCAGCAGCTCACCGGCGAAGCGCTGAGCAAGGTGCGCCCCGACATCATCCAGTTTCACGGCAACGAGACTCCCGAATGGCTCGCGGCGGTCAAGCGGCTGGTTCCCGCCGAGGTGTGGAAGGCGGTCGGCCTTGCCGACGCGGGTACGCTTGAACGCATCCGCAAATATGACGGCGCCGCCGACCGCATATTGTTCGACGCGCCCGCCGCGGCGCTGCCCGGCGGCACCGGCGCGCGGTTCGACTGGTCGCTGCTCAAGAACCATCGTCACACGATCGACTGGGGCGTCGCGGGCGGACTGACTCCCGCGAACGTCGCGCAGGCGGTCGCCGAGACCGGCGCGCCGCTCGTCGATGTCTCCTCGGGCGTCGAAAGCGCGCCGGGCGTCAAGGATGTGGACAAGATGGCGGCTTTCCTTAAAGCGACGGGACGATGA
- the pyrF gene encoding orotidine-5'-phosphate decarboxylase — protein MTSPIYLAIDTPHLDAALTLAQKVRHHVGGLKLGLEFFCANGHHGVHEMAKFGLPIFLDLKLHDIPNTVAKAIQALRPLEPAILTIHTAGGRAMMEEAKAAAGTATKVIGVTVLTSLDAPDLDDIGVGGNPHDQVVRLAELARASGLDGIVCSGQEVKAARKAWPGGFFVVPGVRPANGKLGDQKRVVTPAQAMTDGASILVVGRPISQSTDPDLAAREIEATL, from the coding sequence ATGACATCGCCCATCTATCTCGCCATCGACACTCCGCACCTCGACGCCGCGCTGACGCTGGCGCAGAAGGTGCGGCATCATGTCGGCGGGCTGAAGCTCGGCCTCGAATTCTTCTGCGCCAACGGCCATCATGGCGTGCACGAGATGGCGAAGTTCGGCCTGCCGATCTTTCTCGACCTCAAGCTGCACGACATTCCCAACACCGTCGCCAAGGCGATTCAGGCGTTGCGCCCGCTCGAACCCGCGATCCTGACCATCCACACCGCGGGCGGCCGCGCGATGATGGAGGAAGCGAAGGCGGCGGCGGGAACCGCCACCAAGGTCATCGGCGTCACCGTGCTGACCAGCCTCGACGCGCCCGACCTGGATGACATCGGCGTCGGCGGCAATCCGCACGACCAGGTCGTTCGCCTCGCGGAACTCGCGCGCGCATCCGGGCTCGACGGCATCGTCTGCTCGGGGCAGGAAGTGAAAGCGGCGCGCAAGGCATGGCCCGGCGGCTTCTTCGTCGTCCCCGGCGTCCGCCCCGCGAACGGCAAGCTGGGCGACCAGAAGCGCGTCGTCACGCCGGCGCAGGCGATGACCGACGGCGCCTCGATCCTCGTTGTCGGCCGCCCGATCAGCCAGTCGACCGACCCCGACCTCGCCGCGCGCGAAATCGAGGCGACGCTTTAA
- a CDS encoding folylpolyglutamate synthase/dihydrofolate synthase family protein: protein MPDHAHSSDPAVQAQLDRLAALSPGRDILGLERITELCARLGDPQNHLPPVLHVAGTNGKGSTCAFLRAAIEAEGLTTHVYSSPHLVRFNERIRIAGKLIDDGLLAALLGEVLDVAEGLQASFFEVTTATAFLAFARNPADACIVEVGLGGRLDATNIIRSPAVCGIASLGIDHEAFLLAPEANVPAAPLDRIAFEKAGIAKAGVPLVTQAYPPTARDEVAKQAAKAGAVLLDRGEAWGAAVDEGGLHYRDECGVLDLPLPAMAGAHQADNAALAIAMLRHQTAFGISERAFAEAMAHAHWPARLQRLGAGPLTAILRPGTALWLDGGHNPDAGAALAKALAHRPPLHVVCGLLANKDAAGFLRPIADKIASFQAVPVPGHEHRDPRELCRTVQGELGVSYARARPDIETALRHIASDGALADVLICGSLYLAGVVLDRNREWPV, encoded by the coding sequence ATGCCTGACCACGCCCATAGCTCCGACCCCGCCGTACAGGCCCAACTCGACCGTCTCGCGGCGCTGTCGCCGGGGCGCGATATCCTCGGGCTCGAACGCATCACCGAACTTTGCGCGCGGCTCGGCGATCCGCAGAACCATCTGCCGCCGGTACTCCACGTCGCGGGCACCAATGGCAAGGGATCGACCTGCGCCTTCCTGCGCGCCGCGATAGAGGCCGAGGGTCTCACCACGCACGTCTATTCGAGCCCGCACCTTGTCCGCTTCAACGAGCGTATCCGGATTGCAGGCAAGCTCATCGACGACGGCCTGCTCGCCGCACTCCTCGGCGAAGTGCTCGATGTCGCCGAAGGGTTGCAAGCGAGTTTCTTCGAAGTCACGACCGCCACCGCCTTCCTCGCTTTCGCGCGTAATCCCGCCGATGCCTGCATCGTCGAGGTCGGACTCGGCGGACGGCTCGATGCGACGAACATCATCCGGAGCCCCGCAGTCTGCGGCATTGCCTCGCTCGGCATCGATCACGAGGCTTTTCTGCTCGCGCCCGAGGCGAATGTCCCCGCCGCGCCGCTGGACCGCATTGCCTTTGAAAAGGCGGGTATTGCGAAGGCCGGGGTACCGCTGGTGACCCAAGCCTATCCGCCGACCGCGCGCGACGAGGTTGCGAAGCAGGCTGCGAAAGCGGGAGCCGTGCTGCTCGACCGCGGCGAGGCATGGGGCGCGGCGGTCGACGAAGGCGGCCTGCATTACCGCGACGAGTGCGGTGTGCTCGACTTGCCGCTACCCGCGATGGCAGGTGCCCACCAGGCCGACAATGCCGCGCTTGCCATCGCGATGCTCCGCCATCAGACAGCGTTCGGCATTTCCGAACGCGCTTTTGCCGAAGCCATGGCGCACGCGCATTGGCCCGCGCGGTTGCAACGCCTCGGCGCCGGGCCGCTGACGGCGATCCTGCGGCCCGGCACAGCGCTGTGGCTCGACGGCGGCCATAATCCCGACGCCGGAGCGGCGCTCGCCAAGGCGCTGGCGCACCGCCCCCCGCTCCACGTCGTTTGTGGGCTGCTAGCGAACAAGGATGCGGCAGGCTTTCTGCGACCGATTGCCGACAAGATCGCGTCGTTTCAGGCGGTGCCGGTTCCGGGACACGAGCATCGCGATCCGCGCGAACTGTGTCGCACGGTGCAGGGTGAACTGGGTGTTTCCTATGCGCGCGCGCGCCCCGATATCGAAACCGCGTTGCGCCATATCGCAAGCGATGGTGCGTTGGCCGACGTGCTGATCTGCGGTTCGCTCTATCTTGCGGGCGTCGTTCTCGACCGCAACCGCGAATGGCCGGTCTAA
- the purB gene encoding adenylosuccinate lyase: protein MVPRYARPEMTAIWSPENRFRIWFEIEAHATDALAELGVVPKSAAKALWDWWATGPTIDVAAIDAIEAVTKHDVIAFLTWVAENVGDEARFMHQGMTSSDVLDTCLAVQLSQAADILLADLDALLEAIKRRAYEHKLTPTIGRSHGIHAEPVTFGLKLAEAYAEFSRCKLRLQAARAEIATCAISGAVGTFANIDPRVEAHVAAKLGLTVEPVSTQVIPRDRHAMFFAVLGVVASSIERLSVEVRHLQRTEVLEAEEYFSPGQKGSSAMPHKRNPVLTENLTGLARMVRSAVTPALENVALWHERDISHSSVERFIGPDATITLDFALARLTGVVDKLLVYPERMQKNLDRMGGLVHSQRVLLALTQAGASREDSYALVQRNAMKVWESDGKLSLLDLLKNDADVTAKLPSDELTALFDLGYHMKHVDTIFDRVFG from the coding sequence ATGGTTCCCCGTTATGCCCGACCGGAAATGACCGCGATCTGGTCACCGGAGAATCGGTTCCGCATCTGGTTCGAGATCGAGGCGCACGCGACCGACGCACTCGCCGAACTGGGCGTCGTCCCGAAATCGGCCGCGAAGGCGCTCTGGGACTGGTGGGCGACGGGTCCCACGATCGACGTCGCGGCGATCGACGCGATCGAGGCGGTGACCAAGCATGACGTCATCGCCTTCCTGACCTGGGTTGCCGAAAATGTCGGCGATGAGGCGCGCTTCATGCACCAGGGCATGACCAGTTCGGACGTGCTCGACACCTGCCTTGCGGTGCAGCTCAGCCAGGCGGCCGACATATTGCTCGCCGACCTCGACGCACTGCTCGAAGCGATCAAGCGCCGCGCTTACGAGCATAAGCTGACCCCGACGATCGGCCGCAGCCACGGCATCCATGCCGAACCGGTCACTTTCGGATTGAAGCTGGCCGAGGCCTATGCCGAATTTTCCCGCTGCAAGCTCCGCCTCCAGGCCGCACGCGCCGAGATCGCGACCTGCGCGATTTCGGGCGCGGTCGGCACCTTCGCCAATATAGACCCCCGCGTCGAAGCGCATGTCGCGGCGAAGCTGGGCCTGACCGTCGAGCCGGTGTCGACGCAGGTCATCCCGCGCGACCGCCACGCGATGTTCTTTGCGGTGCTGGGCGTCGTCGCTTCGTCGATCGAGCGGCTTTCGGTCGAGGTCCGCCACCTCCAGCGCACCGAGGTGCTGGAGGCGGAGGAATATTTCTCCCCCGGCCAAAAGGGCTCGTCGGCGATGCCGCACAAGCGCAATCCGGTGCTGACCGAGAATCTGACCGGGCTCGCGCGCATGGTGCGCAGCGCCGTCACCCCGGCGCTGGAAAATGTCGCGCTGTGGCACGAACGCGACATCAGCCACTCGTCGGTCGAGCGCTTCATCGGCCCCGACGCGACGATCACGCTCGATTTCGCGCTCGCGCGGCTGACCGGCGTCGTCGACAAGCTGCTCGTCTATCCCGAACGGATGCAGAAGAATCTCGATCGCATGGGCGGCCTCGTCCATTCGCAGCGCGTGTTGCTCGCGCTGACACAGGCGGGCGCGAGCCGCGAGGACAGCTATGCGCTCGTCCAGCGCAACGCGATGAAGGTGTGGGAAAGCGACGGAAAGCTGTCGCTGCTCGACCTGCTCAAGAATGACGCCGACGTAACCGCGAAGCTGCCCTCCGACGAACTGACCGCGCTGTTCGACCTCGGCTATCATATGAAGCATGTCGACACGATCTTCGACCGGGTGTTCGGCTGA
- the rnk gene encoding nucleoside diphosphate kinase regulator, translating to MTTQSKPRRRPSIHMIDTEADALADLAVSVEKRMPQVSALLSDEIVRATVHSAKTMPRDVVTMSSQVEFVDEASGETRTVQLVYPHEADIAAGRVSILTPVGAGLIGLRQGQSIRWPDRDGHERTLSVVGVVQPATAG from the coding sequence ATGACGACCCAAAGCAAACCGCGCCGGCGGCCCTCCATCCATATGATCGATACCGAGGCCGATGCCCTGGCGGACCTGGCCGTCAGCGTCGAAAAGCGCATGCCCCAGGTCAGTGCGCTACTCAGCGATGAGATCGTGCGCGCGACAGTCCATAGCGCGAAGACCATGCCGCGCGACGTCGTCACCATGTCGAGCCAAGTCGAATTCGTCGATGAGGCCAGTGGCGAAACCCGGACGGTCCAGCTCGTCTATCCGCATGAGGCCGACATTGCGGCGGGCCGGGTCTCGATCCTCACCCCCGTCGGCGCCGGTCTGATCGGGTTACGGCAGGGGCAGTCGATCCGCTGGCCCGACCGCGACGGGCACGAGCGCACCTTGTCGGTCGTCGGCGTCGTCCAGCCCGCAACCGCCGGTTGA